A region from the Lolium perenne isolate Kyuss_39 chromosome 4, Kyuss_2.0, whole genome shotgun sequence genome encodes:
- the LOC127296563 gene encoding probable beta-D-xylosidase 7 has protein sequence MGAFSYHAAGMVLLMVAILALPRIAVAGNPPFSCAPGATQGYAFCDRRLPVEQRAADLVARLSLAEKVSQLGDEAPGVPRLGVPPYKWWSEGLHGLAFWGHGMHFDGAVRAITSFPQVLLTAASFDEKLWYRIGQAIGTEARALYNIGQAEGLTIWSPNVNIFRDPRWGRGQETPGEDPTTASKYGVAFVRGLQGPSPTTLQTSACCKHATAYDLEAWNGAIRYDYKAWVTAQDLADTFNPPFRSCVEEGKASCVMCAYTTVNGVPACASSDLLTKTFKGAWGLNGYVSSDCDAVALMHDSQGYRPTPEDTVAAALAAGLDLNCGNYTQVHGMAAIQQGKMSEHDVDRALRNLFTVRMRLGHFDGDPRGSSLYGGLGAGDVCSPAHKALSLEAAQDGIVLLKNDAGILPLSRPAVGSAAVIGHNANDPAALYGNYFGPPCEYTTPLQGIQGYVKNVAFLAGCDSAACGFAATGQAAGLAASSDYVIMFMGLSQRQEQEGLDRTSLLLPGQQQNLITAVASAAKRPVILVLLTGGPVDVTFAKSNPKIGAILWAGYPGQAGGLAIAKVLFGEHNPSGRLPMTWYPEDFTRVPMTDMRMRADPATGYPGRSYRFYKGNTVYKFGDGLSYSKFSRQLVVPSTTGNTNLLAGLTATPAADGGASYVVEEIGADGCEQLKFPAVVEVQNHGPLDGKHSVLMFLRWPNATSGRPVSQLVGFRAQHLKAGEKARLRFDVSPCEHFSWATEDGTKVLGAGSHFLRVGKDEYEIRFDP, from the exons ATGGGTGCCTTCTCTTACCACGCCGCCGGCATGGTGCTGCTCATGGTAGCGATCCTGGCATTGCCGCGGATTGCGGTTGCCGGCAACCCGCCGTTCTCGTGCGCTCCCGGGGCGACGCAAGGCTACGCGTTCTGCGACCGGCGGCTGCCGGTCGAGCAGCGGGCGGCGGACCTGGTGGCGCGGCTATCGCTAGCGGAGAAGGTGTCGCAgctgggcgacgaggcgccgggcGTGCCGCGGCTCGGCGTCCCGCCGTACAAGTGGTGGTCGGAGGGGCTGCACGGGCTCGCCTTCTGGGGCCACGGCATGCACTTCGACGGCGCCGTCCGCGCCATCACCAGCTTCCCGCAGGTGCTGCTCACCGCCGCCTCCTTCGACGAGAAGCTATGGTACCGGATCGGGCAG GCGATCGGGACGGAGGCCAGGGCGCTGTACAACATCGGGCAAGCGGAGGGACTGACCATCTGGTCCCCCAACGTGAACATCTTCCGTGACCCACGGTGGGGCCGCGGCCAGGAGACCCCCGGGGAGGACCCCACGACGGCGAGCAAGTATGGTGTTGCCTTCGTCAGGGGGCTACAGGGTCCGTCGCCAACGACATTGCAGACCTCGGCCTGCTGCAAGCACGCCACGGCGTATGACCTAGAGGCCTGGAACGGGGCCATACGGTACGACTACAAGGCATGGGTAACGGCGCAGGATTTGGCAGACACCTTTAACCCACCATTCAGAAGTTGCGTCGAGGAAGGGAAGGCGAGCTGCGTCATGTGTGCCTACACCACCGTCAACGGCGTTCCAGCCTGCGCCAGCTCCGACCTCCTCACGAAAACGTTCAAAGGAGCCTGGGGATTAAATGG GTATGTTTCTTCGGATTGTGATGCAGTGGCACTTATGCATGATTCGCAGGGCTATAGGCCGACACCAGAGGACACGGTTGCGGCTGCCCTTGCGGCCG GTCTGGATTTGAACTGCGGGAACTACACGCAGGTGCACGGCATGGCGGCGATCCAGCAGGGGAAGATGTCGGAGCATGACGTGGACAGGGCCCTCCGGAACCTCTTCACCGTCAGGATGCGACTAGGCCACTTCGACGGCGACCCGCGGGGCAGCTCGCTCTACGGGGGCCTCGGCGCCGGCGACGTGTGCTCGCCCGCGCACAAGGCGCTCTCCCTCGAGGCGGCGCAGGACGGCATCGTCCTCCTCAAGAACGACGCAGGCATCCTCCCGCTTAGCCGACCGGCGGTCGGTTCCGCCGCCGTCATCGGCCATAACGCAAACGACCCCGCCGCGCTCTACGGCAACTACTTCGGCCCGCCGTGCGAGTACACCACGCCGCTGCAGGGAATCCAGGGGTACGTCAAGAACGTCGCGTTCCTGGCCGGGTGCGACTCGGCGGCGTGCGGCTTCGCCGCGACCGGCCAGGCGGCGGGGCTAGCGGCCTCGTCGGACTACGTGATCATGTTCATGGGTCTCAGCCAGAGGCAGGAGCAGGAAGGGCTCGACAGGACGAGCCTTTTGCTGCCTGGCCAGCAGCAGAACCTTATCACCGCGGTCGCCAGCGCGGCGAAACGGCCGGTGATCCTGGTGCTCCTCACCGGCGGTCCGGTCGACGTAACGTTCGCCAAATCGAACCCAAAGATCGGCGCCATTCTGTGGGCGGGGTACCCTGGTCAGGCTGGCGGGCTCGCCATCGCCAAGGTCCTCTTCGGGGAGCACAATCCCAGCGGCAGGCTGCCCATGACGTGGTACCCGGAGGATTTCACCAGGGTGCCCATGACGGACATGCGGATGCGCGCCGACCCAGCCACCGGATACCCCGGCCGGAGCTACCGCTTCTACAAGGGCAACACCGTCTACAAGTTCGGCGACGGCCTCAGCTACTCCAAATTCTCCCGCCAACTAGTTGTCCCTTCAACAACAGGTAACACGAACCTGCTCGCCGGCCTGACCGCCACGCCAGCTGCCGACGGCGGCGCGAGCTACGTCGTGGAGGAGATCGGGGCCGACGGGTGCGAGCAGCTCAAGTTCCCGGCGGTGGTCGAGGTGCAGAACCACGGCCCCCTGGACGGGAAGCACTCGGTGCTCATGTTCCTCCGGTGGCCAAACGCGACCAGCGGGCGCCCGGTGAGCCAGCTGGTCGGGTTCCGAGCCCAGCATCTCAAGGCCGGCGAGAAGGCCAGGCTGAGGTTTGACGTCAGCCCGTGCGAGCACTTCAGCTGGGCGACTGAGGACGGCACGAAGGTGCTCGGTGCAGGCTCGCATTTCCTCAGGGTTGGCAAGGACGAGTACGAGATCAGGTTCGACCCCTAA